The Syngnathus scovelli strain Florida chromosome 18, RoL_Ssco_1.2, whole genome shotgun sequence genomic interval TCAGATATAaatagtatttaaaaaaaataaaataacagatTTGCAGTTCGTAGATTTCTGTGTATGAGTCGGAGGCATGCTGGATAAAGCTCtactttaattttttattttttttttgcatcacagAAGGTTTAATTTAGTATAGTTTCATCTAATCTGCTCCCAAAAAAGTTTCTGCATTTTACCCTGATGTCCAGGAAGCGGCCTTAGCAACGGTTGCCACCAGCTACAAGCCTTTGACTTGCGCTGTAATGGCATGTAGGCTCTACCAGAGAAATGACACTTTGCACACACTGCCGTGTTTGCTTTCCTGAACTCCCATGATGGTTCGACATTTGAGCCGTGTTTCCTTAGCCGAATAAAAAACACTTTTGTTGCCGGTCAAAGGATGTCAAAATATTCACGGTTTTGGTTTGAACAGTTTTCACACGATTCAAACTAGGATGATCATTTTCCACAAAATCCTATGACTGACCTTGACGACTCCTTCGCTGTGCATGATGATGCAATTGTTTGACTCCTTGGACAGCTGATGCAGGGCCATCACTGTACTATGACGGACTTTAGTGTCCTGCGACTTTAAGTATTGCGCCAGGTGGGGTAGGACTCCCGCCTCTCCGAAGGCCGCCCTGTTGTTACGCCACGGGCAGCACTGGGCGATAGCTTGAGCCAGGTGGCAACGAAGTAGGTCACCGGGCTGCGTGGAGAACAGGATGCCATCAAAGATCAGTCAAGGGAGCAGAAAGCTGCCTAGCAACAACATCTACAGATGTCTCATTAGTTGGATGGATGCTGTGAAGGATACAAAGCAGCAGCATTTAATGCTTCTGAAGTCTTTTCGAGAAGAACACAAACTACGGAGTACGCTTACTCTGTCAGTCAGCTTGGCCAGGAGCGAGACCACCTCATAATCGGTCAGAACTGCCAAATTGTACTTGTCTTTGGCGATTTTGGCAATCACGGCGCATATGCTTGCCAGCACGTCGTCATTGGATGACTTGAGCAAATCTATGACCAGCTCCATAGCACCCATCAGGGAGCTCACCATTTCCCCAGCTtcctaaagacaaaaaaaagtgcttaGGTTAGACACTTTTATTTGCTTTCCAAGCAATCAGCCTGAAATATTCTACAACTTCTTCAGCACTCTCACCAAATCCACCACATGGAATTTAAAGCTTAGAGGTGACATTTatagcccaccccctccccccctcggaGAACTGTTGAATTGTGAGAGAAACCTCACAATTCAAATTCATGGCCATGGCAGGTACCGCAAGGGCTTTTTACCCACTTATGGAGCAATGCGTTACCAAACCAAGAGTCTAGTGGGGAGTACTAAAAGAACCACAGCGGAAGAGCTGGCAGGGGCACGGGCTTCAGTAGGGCTTGGCACATCGGGGCACTCTTTTAAAAATACAACTCGCTAGATTGCAGAAGAACAGACCGAAGTGGCCAGGTCTAAATCTAAAAAGCACACAGGCTCCTTGGACATCATGTTGGAGTACGTCTGTGGGAATGTTTGCTCATCGCCTGTTGAGAGGGGCTCACAAGTCCTCCTAGTTCATTCCGAACGTGACAGTGGAACTCTTGATTAAATGTATTCTGATTACAATTTAGGATCTTGAAGTCGTTTGCTTACAAAGTCTATTTTCTCAGTATTGTAAAGTCAAACAAAATGTCGTGTCCAGCTATATTAAGTCCCACGGGTTTTCTTCTGCGTTTAAAAGCACGACTTCAGCTTGAGTTGAATTCCAGCCAGGATGCCGTCTATGGCCTCTGTGATGCTTTGCCAGGAGATGAGAAACGTGTGCAGCGAAGGGTAGAAAAAGTTGGGTAATGGAGCTCAAGGCCAGCGAGCTAACCcttccatacacacacaggaagctCTCCGTCAGGAATACTGATGACGGCTGGCCGCGAGTCCCAGCGACAGCGGAAGCTCTCACAAGCACCAGCTGCGATGTGACTGGCCCCGAATCTCTTTCATGGACCCCCAGATGCTGTATAATGACACTCGGAGTTTAACAAGCACTTTGCATTTCAAGTTTAGCTGCATGTGTGAGTTCATCAACGATAAAAATGCACGCTGTATCTTGATAACATGTTGAGTCGGGATTTTCAGCGCCAGAATAAGAAGGAACACCACAGGATATTACTTGGGTCTTTTCACCCCGCCCGCTCACCCGCTTCCCACTTCAACAACCTTGGTGTGCCAGAGGAGCTGTTCTGCTTCTTATTAAGCCGTGGTTCATGTAAGCCCCGTCTGACACCGCCCTGCCCCTTGCTAACGTTAACCTCCCAGCAGCAGGTTGCAGCGAGACAGGCTTGGTGATATTTAAAGGCGTTTTTGTATTGTGAGTAGTGCTCAGTTCATTGTGGAACAACAAAAACTATTTAGGCCCCAAGGTTGTCTTAAAGTTGTTGGAGGCTTTGTGGAGAAACAGGATAAAAACTATAAAGTTAACAAAAGTAGAAAATgccttatttttttgttgttgtttttctcggCCATATGAGGTTAAATCTTGGTTTTACAGAGGATGAATTATAGATGGTGAATATGGAATGGGTGGAGCTGTTTTATTGTTACACAAATCGTAAAGagacaaaaaacacatttggagaaaatgaaagaaaagtggCGTGCCACGTTTGTTAGATGTTTGATATTTTTGGTTCAAACTGACAATACATTAAGCAGATGTGAATCTGCTCTTCCAGAATGACGGGAATTGTTCCAGTCAAACATGAAAAGAGAGTAGAAATTAAAAAGCATTTAGTATATTTTCGGGAAAACAGTTGTGTAGTTCTTGTGTAACATTGCTAACAAACAAATACTCTACCTTTGCATTCTCAATACATGGACAAAGAGCCCAAGCAGCACTGGATTGAACATCTGGGTTAGGATTTTTCAACAAGCTCCAAACCCAGCGGATTGCATCAAGCTCCTGAATGATCCTTTGGAAGGAAAAACACTCATGTGAGAAAGTAAAAAGACAGAGTGGAATAAGGACAGAAATAATATGCAAATTATGTTGAAAGAAATTTCAGGCTGTGAGTTTAGTCAAGATGGAAAAACTGTTACAGTCAACCctaaatcctaaccctaaaataaaaataaatgtttttggaatgtcccAAACAAAGCCCATGCTGTGCATTTTCTAATTTGGAGCTCCAAATAACAAAACAGAATGTTGtgattaaataatttaaaaaaaaaaaaaaaagaaaaaaatagttaTTTTTATGGCAATTTATGGAATGAGCTACAACATCGCAGAGAATCAAATTTAGAGCTGTTCCTAATTTATTTTACTCTGGTAGCAACCATAATTACTCTCATTATGGCGTAGTACAGTTCTACCCTGCTGCAAACTACAACCAAAATCATAATTATATTGTTTGATCTGAAAAACTTGCTCCATCAACCCTGATTTGGGTAGACCAAGTTCGGTCATGTTACCCTAAATCCACCCGGCTAACAGCAGGCTCCATAAAAATTGATGAATTTCAGCATCAGCATTTCACCACAACACATTCTCAAGTCCTACTCACTTCCTCCCCGGGCGTAAAACTCACTCAGCTGCTCTGCTTAGTCAAATCCCACACGACGGAAAAGCTTAGGTCAGAGGTTAACCGACATCTGTGTAAAGTGCTTCATGCACAGATTTATAtatagacacacagacacattttTAGTATGCATTATGTTGgcttgactaaaaaaaaaaaaacttgacctCCATTTCCAAACCAAACAGGTCACTTAATATTTTATGGTGCTTCTGTGAAGTTTACTCAAATATTACCCATATTTCATTTTGCATAGGTTcagaatgtaaataaaaattgaCCAACATAATTACTTAAACATTCGGTTAATTGCGCTATCTCTATGACTAGCAATGAACTCATCAGAGGCGTCCCAAACACCATCTGTCTTCTCTTTGCACATAAATCAGTCTCCAATGATCATAACATAAAAttccagtctgctgggcctcttAAAtctgcacccaaaaaaaaaaaggaagctccATATCATCGGCCAGAACAGCTCTGTCTGCCTGTGAAGCAGGTATGAAACAGATTAGCATAGAGCTTGCATCTGACATTGATGGATTAGAGGAGGCCACCGCAGACTCTGGAGGTATCAAACAGTGTGTGTTCTCTCTTGTAGCAACACAGGATCCATTGGAGAAAACGCAACTGGAGTTATTCATGGAAAAGCTTGAAAAggacttgaaaaaaaatctggcctTATGATGGTGACATTTGAGAAAATTTTGATGTTGAATTAAACACAGCAGAAAGCAGTTTGGCTGAAATTGAACGGCAAACTGCTGGACTAACACGTcttaaaatacaatttaattaaaaaaaacgcaGCTATTGACATATCATTTTGTTTACCGCTATAAAGTCAATTATAAAACGTAATTATACGGTCTGGCCTAAATATACCGTCGGGTTAGGGTTGGAAAAACCGACTCATTTACTCGCCTTAATCCGACATGGTAGTTTTAATGACTGATATGATAATAATGGCAGTTTTTTAACGACGTGAACAATTCCCCTGCCAGTTTTATTTCCGTCTTAATTCCGAAGTGTCTCGCGGTCCCTTTCGGTCTCGTAAAAGCCAACCGGTGGAAGTCCCTCGCTGTTCTCCTGTATCGAGCGTGAGGTTTTTAAATGAACACAGAGTAAATACTGCATTGGACTGCGGGTCACTGTGCATTCCCAGCCGTGTTGTCTTGGAAATGGGAAGGGCTTTACATGTATTTGTCTTGACAGTGGCCACAAAGCTGCAGTAAAACGCCAGGAATTAAACCAACCGGTATTTAGAGCAGCAGGTAAAATAAGCAAAGCCTAAACAAAACTATGATTAAACCAGGGATCAAAGCAAAATCTATCTGCACAATACAAATTAAAGCTCCATAGCTCTTTAAACATCAACATGTGACAAGTTAATGACACAGTAATTCATTCTCTTGTCATAGGAACTGAATGACAAATAGTGTAGTCTAAAGTTATTTCCGTGGTGACATGAGTAAACTGCCTCGAATTGTTCTAACAACGAAGCCACATCAAATAGGTACGCTATTGTAATGTCATCATTAACAGTGTAAATTCTGTCGAGACAGACTTACGCCATGTTGTCCAGATCTGTGGCGCAGGCCTCCACCACCCTGGTTACGTTCACCAACAGCGCCTAGTGGAAGTACAAgaacttaagatcaggggatgctttgagaataattgtcaatttttgtctatgtgaagccctttgagactgatttagggctatacaaagaaacttgacttgacttgacttgacttagatGCACTTAGAAACAAATTTAGAGGAGGCTTCAAAAACACATGCCTCGTTTCGTCCGATCAGGAGCCGAACAAGTGGTTGGAGGCCTCCGCATTTGCGGATGGTGATCTTGTTTGCGGGCCTTTGTGCAAACTCCGCCAAGGCTCCCACCACATTAACCAGCACATCTTCAGGCTGGTTGTCCAGAAGGGTGATCAGGGTCTCCAGGACTTTTTGCTCCTGAAACCTTTCAAGGATAAAGtaaaggacatttttttttagggaggTTCAATCATTTGACTTTCACCCGGCTGACTTTGGCAGAAAAGGATTTTCCCCACTAACGTTACCCAAACAATTTTCAGGCACGGAGGTAGCAAGGAAACTTGTCTAGaagtttttgttatttttcattGTGCCTTGTTTCCTGACTGGATTGAGTAGTAAACTAGAGCAGAGGGATATCATGTGGTGGAAGCAAACTTCCACAAACCCCTGATGTACAGTTAAATTTCACTATCTTTATTCACGGTTACGGTCGCTGGCGTCTTGATGCTTGAAGCTATTGTAGTGTACAAGGCCAAGGTCATTTCGGTTTGGTCAAAGTCCATTGAAGAAGCATAGCCTATTCTTGCAAGAATAAACATTGCTAATGAACAGACAAGCTGCCAAAGCTAACTTGGGTGAAATTCACCTTAAACATGAGCCAAATGTGATAAACAGACTTTGATATAATCTCGTAAATTACACGGAagatcaagatttttttttaaacctaaaatttgaccaaaaaaaatcgTAATTTTCCACTTCTTTATTGTTGTGTCGGTAACACCTCTATGTGCAGACAGACTAGGTCACATATTGATGCATTCATAAATCTGCGCTAAATAATAAAGTTCCCTTTTTTCCACACATCACTGGCAGGGTCCTTTTCCCATTCCCAAACTTGATAAAATTTTGGCCCACGTTGCCCGAGTTTTGGCAGGTTCGTTGAAAATCATAAGCGCGTGGTAGACAATATTGTCTTAAAATAAACACGTTGATGAAACATTAATCAGACAAAATGGCTAACACATGCTTCCTCTTGTCTTAAGTGGGAGTCCCCCAGACTAGTACACTGTCCAGACCGTGGAGGACATCaacgatgttaaaaaaaaaaaaaaaaatgcaacgacCAAGGTCTGTTTCCTTTGAGCTTAtacgttcaaaaaaaaaatgttgcaaaaTGATTTGACAGTAATGACTTGGTCACCTCAGTCCACAAAGCTCCTGCCTGACCTCGACGTTTTCAGAAATTCAAATAAGGCAgcgttgaaagaaaaaaaaaatcctaaaaataTTTGCTCTGCGCCATGCTGACTTCCTTGCGAAGACGTGACCACATCTGACCCTTCTTTCACACCCAAGTGTCCGCAAAATGAGAGCTCGATTCATATTTGGGTCCTGTGGCACCATCATTAAGATAACTTTGTGACAGTGTGATTTAGTGTGAGGGCAAACAGACACTTTAGTGTTTATACGTTTAAGTGCTACTAAATAAGCTGTACAAGTGATGTTGGGCACCATTTGATTTATTGCTTTTGCTGCTATCAATAGTAGCTATGTGCTATTTTAAAAAAGCGGGAACAGATGGCACGTAGCCCGCACTGGCAGTGACTTTTCCAAACTGTCATATTAATCAAAGGCTTATGCAGTTAACTTGTTTTATATGAATCCAAGTTGCGGTCAGAGAATTTACAATCCGCTTATTTGGAAAGTGTTGTGAAATGATTGTGTAGCaataatcaattaaaaaatattatacgCTTTATTCTCCGTGCcatatatttttgtttaaaggcagttaaaatatgaaatattttgtGACGTTTCTGCTTTGCTTAACTTGTGGCAGCTCCACTTCAGGGGGAAGACTTAAATTAGACTTTAAATGTAGGATATCATTCTGTCACGTATGATATATGAAGTGCTGAAAGATGCATTTAAGAGCGACTCAGCCTTTTTTCCCCCTGAAAAAATTTCTCTCGTCCATTTCAACTATTCACTCGGGAGGAGGGGAAGGTATTTTCAGATAATCTCACCTCAAAAAACAAATGTCCTCCTAAGATCACATCTCCATCGTGACTCACTATAACATCTAAAGTCTTAAACTGCTGATATTAACAAGTTTTACGAAGCtgctaattttttttaacaatcaaATATTTACTTCACTGTATTTGAGTCTGGGTGCTAAAGACCACAGAACATTTTATGAAGAAAATTACATCATCCAGACACAATAGTAAAGACATCATCATGCGAGTGGAAACAGTGATACAtccactccccccctccccttcctcgtGATAAAATTTAAACGCTATGAGATGATGACAAtaacgcatgtgtgtgtatgtgtgtactaGTGGGCAAAAACCAGGGGACATTATGTCTTAAGCTTACACATCCAGGTTCTCCGGGCTGAGGGAACACTTCCAGATAGCTCCAGTGGCGGCAGCCATGAGCGTTTTGTTTTCCGTCTTGCCTAGAAGTGAAACCAAGGCCTGCAGACCTCGGCTCTCATTCACTAAGGTGCGGGTCCGCTTATTTTCTGCACACTGCAATTAAAAACAATATATTTAATGTCTAACTGGGAAATAAAAATTGATCATCACATAGATCAAAccttgaaaatgacatttgcgcaATGTATCCGTAGTTCGTCATTGTCAATGCTGAGGTTCTGGACCAAGTCTTTGATCATGCCCTCTGTTTGAATGTCATCTTTGCAACTTTCCTGCGGTTACAAAATAATTCCTGGATGTGAGATAATCTTGCTGTTAATATATTTAAATCTGAGGATAAATAGTAATCACCTCGTCAGCGCAGTTCTGCAGGATGCCCACCACTGGTATGAGCATGTTCATCTGAGTAGACTTGAGCAGGCGGCCCAGTAGAGGAACACCACCAGCATTATGGATGGCCTCTTTGTTTTTAGGACTCTTGCTACAGCTCCAAAGTGCCAACACCCCAAATCGGGCCACCTCGACATCCTTCTCCTGCTTTGCATCTACATTTGCTATATCAGGAGCACAATCTAGCAGCTTCACCTGATCACAGACAAAAATTCAACATCATTCAGTTTCAATCTCTCGTTCCTAATGAGACAGAGCAGGCAAGGCTAACACTGTTGGGTTCAAAGGTGGTCTCGTAGCACAGCGTGAAAGTAATTTACTCGTTTGAGTGACTCGCACATTAGAACATCTGATTTGGGGTCTGAGGAAAATATACAAGAGTGTAGAGCCTTTAATCACAGGGCGCTCTGTCAACAAACATGAATGCAGGTCAAAGGATGTTGGCGGGACATTCTATCTGATTGGCTTCAACGCCCAATCTGGTGTTTGTAAAAAGACTCGGACAGGTGAACCAATATTATGAATGCTTTGATTGATAAATACTCACAAGTTTACTAATCCCGTTGTATTTTCGAACAGTTCTCCTCGCCCGGCGGAAACTGGTTAGATTAGCGATGGTCTCGGCAGCTAAGGCCTTCACGTCTTTATTCTTTGAGTCCAGGACGTTAACGATGCTTCGTAAGCCTCCGTTGTCGACGATGGCTCGGCGGGTTTGAGCGTTGTGGCTGACGTCTCGGATGATTTGCAGAGATCCAAGCtaatccaataaaaaaaaaaaaatctgttttttgTAGGAATTGTGAGTTTAATTAAGGTGAGCAAGCATTTTGTTGAAAATAACTCACTTGGAGATTAACTTCGTCCAAATGTAGAATATTTGTGAGGACTTTGAGGCCACCTGAGTCCTGCATGGCCCAATGATACGTCTCATGCGTCAAGTCGTAATCCATCAAGGCGTAGAGAGTCAACAAAGTGGCTGTCTGGTCGCCTGCCTGGAATTAGAATTGCCATCAGTCAAAAGCTGCGTCCCAATTCGTAAGCCCTTCGGGAAGTTTATAAAAGTTAGATTTTAGCGAAATCCTCACCTTCCCTTTCTAGTATCCCCCGTAACAACCCCAGCTAAAATGTTTTAATGCCCCAGCCTGTTGGCTGTTTAGCTTTGCGGTGGGAGCTGATGGAAATAAATTATTTGCTAACACAAGGCAGCGCTCCGACTCTCGTGCCAAGACCAGAAGCCATTAGGTTCTGctccaagaaagaaagaacactATTAGCATTCAAAGCCCCAAAACTAATGTGGCTGGGGCATTTGAAATGATAAATATGTTTTGACAGTTGCTAAACACTCACCTATTTTTATACCTGCACCCGAGCGAACAACAACATTTTAACTGAAACATTAAAGAGAACAAAATAGAACATGTGGACATATTTTTTCCGTCTTTCTATTTGCCTTGACTTAAAACTCACATAATCATAAATCACTCATAACTCTTAAAATGCCTCTTCAATTTTTCCCCCTGACAAAAAACTAATACACTGATCAATTTTACATAATCACTCCTGACTTCAATTTTTGGAAAAGCCATGTCACTGTTTGGCAGTCCAAAAAAAGGTAATGTGGGCAAATGAACATAAATTGCATTAAACACAAAACAGAGCATCAGTGTGTGGCTTCGAGAAAGTATGAAACTTCCTGTAGTACAAACTTATGTCTATAATGCACGAGGATAAAGATCAGCCTAAAATAAAACAGATATTTAACTTGGCTCGTGCTCCGTTTCAGCCTCTGACGGTAATATAAAAACGAGGGCTGGACAAAGCCCATAAATAACTGCCTGGTGCGGTTTGAAGACAGATAGATAGCTGGGACGTGTTGCTTCCTACTGCGCACAAGATTGTTGACACaggaacacacacaccaaaatacAGCTGAAAAGTATGAAACCcactaaaagtttttttttttaattccccctGACTGAATCCACTTCTTTCACATCACACCCTTGTATGATCTTTTATTATTGTGGGTGTAGTtctgtattatttttctttggaaACTACATCCTGACAATCTAAATTGTATGACgtcctccataaaaaaaaattaaaaaaaagctaagTAGGATTCTGAGTCAGTCTGGGTAacccgcattttttttttcccctttcctttCCTCTCTGACACATTAATATTCACCATATGTCCTGTCCGACTTGTCACAGGCACGCTTCATTTTTATATATCTGCGGCGTGGGCAAACACTGCCTACAGCTGGTGCCGTTGGACAGCTCTTTCCCCTCTTCTCTGGCTCGCATAGGCGACTAAACAAGCCTGTCTCACAAAACAGGAATCCGCCGACAAAGCCAAGCACTTCAATCAGACAGAAGCGTCGCCTTTAAACTTTTTCTTTCCTCCTGATCAGCAGTTCAATATGACTAAAATCTCAAATTGAGGTTAAAATCCATCATTGACGTTCCCCTACCCGAAGGTACTTGACCAGTTTCAGGATCTGCCAGTACTCTGAGGGCAGATCTGTGTTTCGTTGACGGCGCGCTGGCTGTTCTTCTTCCTCGTAACTTTGATCGCTCTCAGATGAAGTCTCACTAAAAACTTC includes:
- the odad2 gene encoding outer dynein arm-docking complex subunit 2, whose translation is MGTLLTRSAKWSSEDKLDFIPLNELLLKEIMLYVADFSSLHPEESKISFEEPLQWNTTLDSNDFEADYELNDSGGVESKEKDENGIPTLELSPPTISVRNFNQLANIMNMENDKRLDEVRACIEENRMIEVKIVGPTVARMIDKEHSQDEESECKIQLLRLLQDMGKNIGRKLLKEISEKFRLNPSFVDNEVEYLQGFCSLGEDSLLKSVQYTSDYQHPNGCRAPLWRQIEGEMCYLVIETNDTETLYITCSSSGFFLNMGVKHDEEDESAYGITSDVFKSLVDLLKNKSQLFAESSQDIQGPLSTPKLVDAQTQLSLKRIERKSTPTEREDETKTSEIDESQKEAKNVSHFSESSYADQLSSMKVKSQLQPGEVFSETSSESDQSYEEEEQPARRQRNTDLPSEYWQILKLVKYLRAGDQTATLLTLYALMDYDLTHETYHWAMQDSGGLKVLTNILHLDEVNLQLGSLQIIRDVSHNAQTRRAIVDNGGLRSIVNVLDSKNKDVKALAAETIANLTSFRRARRTVRKYNGISKLVKLLDCAPDIANVDAKQEKDVEVARFGVLALWSCSKSPKNKEAIHNAGGVPLLGRLLKSTQMNMLIPVVGILQNCADEESCKDDIQTEGMIKDLVQNLSIDNDELRIHCANVIFKCAENKRTRTLVNESRGLQALVSLLGKTENKTLMAAATGAIWKCSLSPENLDVFQEQKVLETLITLLDNQPEDVLVNVVGALAEFAQRPANKITIRKCGGLQPLVRLLIGRNEALLVNVTRVVEACATDLDNMAIIQELDAIRWVWSLLKNPNPDVQSSAAWALCPCIENAKEAGEMVSSLMGAMELVIDLLKSSNDDVLASICAVIAKIAKDKYNLAVLTDYEVVSLLAKLTDRPGDLLRCHLAQAIAQCCPWRNNRAAFGEAGVLPHLAQYLKSQDTKVRHSTVMALHQLSKESNNCIIMHSEGVVKPLIHFMGCDDDKVRNAAADCVRNIRLLFPNQSRAKKSPRM